The genomic DNA GCAGTCGATGAACGGCGTCATGCTGGGCGGCGGCTCGCTGGTGCTGGCCGACGAGACCATCCCCCTCGTGCCGGCCGGCAGCGTGATCGAGGCGCGGCACGTGTTTTCCTGCCGGCTGCTGGCCGGCACCTATTTCGCCAGCCTCGGCTGTTCCGCCGTGAAGGATGGCGCGCGCCAGCCGCTGCACCGCATCGCCGATGCGCTGATGTTCTCGGTGCTGCCGGAGAAATCCTACAATGGGCGCGGCATGGTGGATTTCGCCTTCCGCAGCGGCCATGCCGTGATCGCGGGTGGCGCGGAACAGGACCGAAAAGCTGGAGAATAGAATGATGGTGCGGGCGGTCGGACTCGAACCGACACTCCTCTCGGAACCGGATTTTGAGTCCGGCGCGTCTACCAATTCCACCACGCCCGCACGGCAGAGGCGTCCTTCGACGGATCGGCATATTAGTCGCGGACGGCCTGCCGTCAATCGCGGTGTGGAGAGCCTATGACAAGTTCTGCTTCCGAGCGGCCCTCGCCGCTGCGCCGGCTGTATGACTGGACGCTGCGCTGGTCCGCCCATCGCCATGCGGAAAAGGCGCTGTTCGGCATTTCCTTCGCCGAGAGCAGCTTCTTCCCGATCCCGCCCGATGTGATGCTGATCCCGATGGTGCTGGCCGACCGTGCCCGTGCCTTCCGCTTCGCCGCGATCTGCACGCTGGCCTCGGTGCTGGGCGGCGCGCTGGGCTATGCCATCGGCCTGTTCCTGTTCGAGAGCGTCGGCCGCGCAGTGCTGGATTTCTACGGCTATGCCGCCAAGTTCGCGGAATTCTCGGCGCTCTATAACGAACAGGGCTGGCTGATCGTCGCCGGGGCCGGCTTCACACCCTTTCCCTACAAGGTCATCACCATCGCCAGCGGCGTGACCAGCATGGATTTCCTTGTCTTCATGCTGGCCTCGGCGGTGTCGCGCGGCGCACGCTTCTTCCTGGTGGCGGCCCTGCTGTGGCGCTTCGGCCCGCCGATCCGGGTTTTCATCGAGGCGCATCTCGGCAAGCTGACCGCCGCCTTCTTCATCCTGCTGGTGGGCGGATTCGTCGCCTTGAAATATCTGCTGTGAGCGCGGATTTTCCCCTGATGAACCGCATCGACACCCGCCTCGCCACGCTTGCCACCGCCCTGCTCAGCGCCGCGATTCTGGGTGCCGCGCTGCTGTCGCAGTTTGCCGGCGGGCTGCAGCCCTGCGTGCTGTGCGTCTATCAGCGGTGGCCCTATGTGGCGACGATCCTGCTCGGTCTGGCTGGTTTCGCGCTGGCACGGCGGCATCCGGGCGCGGCGCGGATCACCCTGGCGCTGGCCGGGCTGGTATTCTTCGTGGGTGGCGGCATCGCCGGTTTCCATGTCGGGGTGGAGCAGGGCTGGTGGCAGGGCACTTCGGGCTGCGGCGCGCCGACCGGCGGCGCGATGACGCTGGAAGATTTGCGCGCGCAGGTGCTGGCCGCCCCCGTGGTGCGCTGCGACGAGGTGCCATGGTCCCTGCTTGGCATTTCCATGGCAGGCTATAATTTCATTATCTCGCTGGCGCTGGCTGGTGCTGCCCTCTGGGCCGCTGCGCGCCGCACGGAAGATGGAGACGAGGCATGAGCAAGGCACAAGCCGCACATCCGCGCGTGACAGCAGAAGACCGGCTGCCCGGCGACCTGACGCGTGAGGAACTGATCGCCCGCATGATCCGCGTCGATCAGGCCGGCGAATATGGCGCGCGCCGCATCTATGAGGGCCAGCTCGCGGTGCTGGGGAAATCTCCCTCCGCCGCCACCATCCGCCACATGCACGAGCAGGAGCTGGAACATCTCGACACTTTCAGCCGGATGCTGGTGGAGCGCCGCGTGCGCCCGA from Oceanibaculum nanhaiense includes the following:
- a CDS encoding YqaA family protein, giving the protein MTSSASERPSPLRRLYDWTLRWSAHRHAEKALFGISFAESSFFPIPPDVMLIPMVLADRARAFRFAAICTLASVLGGALGYAIGLFLFESVGRAVLDFYGYAAKFAEFSALYNEQGWLIVAGAGFTPFPYKVITIASGVTSMDFLVFMLASAVSRGARFFLVAALLWRFGPPIRVFIEAHLGKLTAAFFILLVGGFVALKYLL
- a CDS encoding disulfide bond formation protein B, whose translation is MNRIDTRLATLATALLSAAILGAALLSQFAGGLQPCVLCVYQRWPYVATILLGLAGFALARRHPGAARITLALAGLVFFVGGGIAGFHVGVEQGWWQGTSGCGAPTGGAMTLEDLRAQVLAAPVVRCDEVPWSLLGISMAGYNFIISLALAGAALWAAARRTEDGDEA